The region TATAGCAAAGACAACTAAATGGAAAACCAAGAAGCATACCTAGGAAGAAATTCTGTAATAATGGAAAGATTTGGAGCACGGGTTACTGCTCCCATGAAGAGAACCACATTGGGATGTCTCAGTCTTCTCATGATTCGGACCTTGCAGATTAAGCCACAAGAGAGTAAGTTCGAGACAAATTGTAGCATACTTCAACTTTATCAAAATACAATGGATCAACTTCATCCAAAtgttaaatatcaaataatcCCAGTTTACATGGGACTACGGGAGAGTGTCAATAAGCTTGCACAAATTAGCTTAAATTTGGGTCAGTGGGTTTTCCCATTACAATATAAGCAATTTAATTTAGTTGTAACCCCGGAGATCCATAATCCATGAAGGAATAGACTTCTAATACTCACTGTGTGAATTAAATTAAGGTACACTGTAAAGTTTAACAGGAGATATGTGCTTACATTTTAATATTCAAGCAAAAGAAAATTTCTACAATAGCATGCATATTGGTGACCAACAATGCATCTGTATAATACATAAAACATTAGTCcgtttaaacgtttaaatttgagTTTGTTTTTCATTGCTCATGCATTCAATTGTTCATCTGATGCCACATATAATAAATCATTGAAATCGTAAGGCTTTAAAAGGTAGTGAAGGTAACTGCAGAATATGGATGACATCCACCTTCAAAACAAGTTCTAGTAATATCTGGAAAGGTATCAGATCTAGAATAAACACAGACAAGCGTTTGATTATCATGTAAACCTGAAAACAGATTTTATATGCATAAAGTTTCAAGATTTATCATGATTTTACATATCAACATCAATCAATCAATACATATCAGTTTCTGAGGAGGATAAAATGATGTATCATATATCTTTCTAAATTATAAGGAATTATGATTCACGAAATATCAGTGCCGTATGATCCCTTACAAATGATACGGCCAAAACAAACAGTATTGCAGCAGATATTGgtacaaaaaaatacaataaattgAAATGTGTATATTCTGTCTACTTATGGAGGGGATAAAAAAAGGGATAGGAATATGAATCCGTATGTTACCAGAAACATTATAGGAATATGAATCTGTGCTTTGACTTACGAGTTCAATAAGATAAGTAAGTCAAGAATGAGATAAAGAACAAAGAGGGCTTGTACCTCGCTTCTGAATTCTTCAAGTGATTCAACTGAAATACCTTGGTCTAGGAACCTCTTCACAGCAACTTCCTATTTAAAATGAAATGGACAAAAGGTCAACGCATAAAGCTATAAATAACAAGATATAAAAGCTAGAACTATTAGCTGATGTTACATTCAATTTGTATAATTCATCCTTAATCCACTAATACAATCAACAATGGCTACATTGTCAAACTTTATCCATCACATAAGCCTTTTCCTGTGAGGAAATTGTTCCTTGAATTCCATTCCCAAAACTAGGCAGTATGAGAGTCAAAAATAAGAGAGTAATTTCTGAAGATATTTCCTAATATGAAGAATAGCAGCTAGAATGAATCCCTGTTTCCCTAAACAGCACGAAGAAAGAATTTCCTATGTTTTGATGCCAATCAGTAAAacatatattcttttattttttaccaAAATTTTTAGTCCTTTATTCACTCTTTTTGCACCAGATAATCTAGGCTCCGTGGGTATATATGCtgcaaaattttcaaattaatatatgCAGGAGAAAATGGTGAACATGTTTAATTGACATGAGAATACTCACCGTTCCATGCCAGTCTCCACGATATACCTCTCCATATGATCCTTCAATACAAAAGACAATAATGAATAAAACAATGAAATGAAATATCAGCAAAAAGGAGCAATTGGTAAAATATGCAAAGACTAGTACCAAGTCCAATTCGTTCACCCAAGGTAATTTCCTCCCATGGAATCTCACACTCAGCAACATCATCTAGTGGCACATCAGACTTTGAGCTCTCGTTACTGGCTGACCTATCTGATATTCTCTCACCTTCTGAGGTTTCTCCTAAAGCATCACGTTCCTTACCTCCACTACCCCTTGGCTCATAGCCAGCACTGTCTGCATCTCCATCGCTCCGTCCACATTGCTCATACTGCTTAGTGACAGCTGCAGTAGTCGCAACTACAGCTGCAGCAGTGGCAGTGGCAGCAGCTGCTACAGGCAGTTCAAAGTTTGAGTCAGTGCTTGCCTTTGTCGCGGCAGCAACAACCATAGAAGATGCAACAACAGCTGCCGCAGCAGCAGCTGCAGCAGCAACAGGAACCTTTTTCACATAATTCACAGGAGTTACTTCAGACTGCAAGGAGACAGGTCCAGCAATCTCTCTAACATCAAAAGGCTGGCTAACGCCTAAACCTTCCACAGGTTTAAGTTGCTGAGGTTGGCTGAATGCAGGACCAGCTTTTGAATGCGCTGCGTGATGAGGCAGAGGAGGCAAGAATCGAGCAAGGCCAGTATCTTGCTGATCCTTTTCATGATGGTTTCCACTCTTCTGTCTCTGGCCAACCTTACCTTCTTTACCAGACTTTGCCTTAATAGTTGAAACATCCAACTGCTCAGAATAAATCTCGGTAAACAAGCTAGGGGGAGCCACCACACCACTTTCTAGCAACACATCATGCAATTTCTGGGCCAGCTGTGGATTCTCTTTGGCAGCATCAATCATGTATTGTGAAACATCTTTCACTTTCATTCTATAAGCTGCAGGAGAACTAACACCTTCAGTCCATGAAGGAGATCTTGCATGTGCAAAAGGATAATTAGGTCTTCCAGGACCCTCTTGCACCACTAACTCATCCATATCGGAAGATTTCACAAATCCATCTAAACACATCTTTGACTCTACTTCACCTTTACTTGTCTCAGGTATATTTGTACATTGAAAAGATTCACACCTGTCATCAGCTTGGTTACCTCCAGCAGCATTGTTTCTTATTCTTGATCTCTTCTCCCGAGCCACATCTGAGTGGTCTTCAAATGAACTCCCGATTCCACTACCAGAAGAAGCTAAATAAGACGAGCCAATGCCTCGAGACAGAGGACTGGCAGTAAAGAAAGACTCGTCATACTCTATATGTGATCCAGCTACATCGGAAGGAATAAGTGTCCCAGGATCTGCCATTAGGTCAATGATGTATTCCCTGGAGCCATGTCATCATCTCAATAAGTTCTTCAGCATTTTCAAAAGGAAAAACATATATACACTTAaaaactactccctccgtcccactctaattgacaaaatatggagtttttggtgtcccattctaattgacaaaactaacataactataattttttcctttaattttccatctttaccctcatttaaagtcatgtcttttatggaaaaatggtgaatatttaatgaaaatttaactaatatactaatagcattaattagctctaTTATCAATAGAAGGATATACAAGTAACtttctatgtcatttattagtttgtattggttattgtaatttagttattttgtcaattagagtgggacggagggagtatttctTTCTCTGAGATCATCAAAGGGGTGTTTGACAATTATGCATGGAAAATCACAGCCATTCCTAATATGCAAAACATGTGCAGCTGCAATGATTGTAAGAAATCTAAAAAGAGAACAGGATAATATAAGTTTTGAGAAATATGAATCCAATAGCATCATCTAGATATGAAAATTAAACAGAGTGGAATATCAAAGTCAAGCAGCCCATATTCTTTGAATGATATATCATGTTCTCGTGTGAAAAAAAACAGTAATAAATCCAATAACAATCCAgctcattttaaaaataaatacaggGGAAGAAAAAGGGTTGTCACCACAAAGAAAAAGTAATAGAAGAAACTTAGATCTGCAATTACCTTCCATCATCAAGCTTGACAAAATTCATTGCCACGTCATCAGAACC is a window of Mercurialis annua linkage group LG2, ddMerAnnu1.2, whole genome shotgun sequence DNA encoding:
- the LOC126667553 gene encoding probable serine/threonine-protein kinase SIS8 isoform X2 — protein: MKNLLKKLHMMSSQTQDVEGSNSKSSYVSSSPDRLLPSKSNDHSNKPFSGISNWLNSVGNRKSPSPPSSLKVSRGDRAEPSDSTSSSGGLDVVSDAVRRDSGSTTSRDPDVEEEYQIQLALELSAREDPEAVQIEAVKQISLGSCASENTPAEVVAYRYWNYNALSYDDKVLDGFYDVYGILFESASERMPSLVDLQGTTVSDSISWEAVLVNRAADANLLKLEQKALQMAVKSRSEPLVFTDREFVQKLAVLVSDYMGGSVVDPGNMLRAWKSLSYSLKATLGSMVLPLGSLTIGLARHRALMFKVLTDSVGIPCRLVKGHQYTGSDDVAMNFVKLDDGREYIIDLMADPGTLIPSDVAGSHIEYDESFFTASPLSRGIGSSYLASSGSGIGSSFEDHSDVAREKRSRIRNNAAGGNQADDRCESFQCTNIPETSKGEVESKMCLDGFVKSSDMDELVVQEGPGRPNYPFAHARSPSWTEGVSSPAAYRMKVKDVSQYMIDAAKENPQLAQKLHDVLLESGVVAPPSLFTEIYSEQLDVSTIKAKSGKEGKVGQRQKSGNHHEKDQQDTGLARFLPPLPHHAAHSKAGPAFSQPQQLKPVEGLGVSQPFDVREIAGPVSLQSEVTPVNYVKKVPVAAAAAAAAAVVASSMVVAAATKASTDSNFELPVAAAATATAAAVVATTAAVTKQYEQCGRSDGDADSAGYEPRGSGGKERDALGETSEGERISDRSASNESSKSDVPLDDVAECEIPWEEITLGERIGLGSYGEVYRGDWHGTEVAVKRFLDQGISVESLEEFRSEVRIMRRLRHPNVVLFMGAVTRAPNLSIITEFLPRGSLYRLLHKPNNQLDERRRLRMALDAARGMNYLHSCTPMIVHRDLKSPNLLVDKNWVVKVCDFGLSRIKHSTFLSSRSTAGTAEWMAPEVLRNEPSNEKCDVYSYGVILWELCTMQTPWGGMNPMQVVGAVGFQQRRLDIPDYLDPIIADIITRCWQT